A genomic stretch from Acidimicrobiales bacterium includes:
- a CDS encoding BTAD domain-containing putative transcriptional regulator, which translates to MRVGERLIGHDAEVGVGVLGPATIGAQSATPRQRALIAALALAGDRGAAIDELADGVWGGRPPSSARASLQNQMTRLRRMHGDDLIVCEYTRYRLGRTTDVDVFERVVAGARSAPAAAATIDSLAGALGLWRGTPYDDLADSHAAEIERARLTQLRGRAADLLAIGRIRIRDYEQCIVELRVEVEDDPYRDRAWELLFVALQRAGRTGEALAAHRVYVERLREQFGSEPSDALTAVGRALRSGSPLELVSEGISVQIPTSSSEAVCGHDPMGRRCRSRGHRRTRRVDP; encoded by the coding sequence ATGCGAGTTGGCGAGCGGTTGATCGGTCACGATGCGGAGGTGGGGGTCGGCGTGCTCGGCCCCGCCACGATCGGCGCGCAGTCGGCGACTCCGAGACAGCGGGCACTGATCGCCGCGCTGGCCCTGGCCGGCGATCGCGGCGCTGCCATCGACGAATTGGCCGACGGCGTGTGGGGTGGGCGACCTCCGAGCAGTGCCCGCGCCTCCCTGCAGAACCAGATGACGCGGTTGCGACGGATGCACGGCGACGACCTCATCGTCTGCGAGTACACGCGGTACCGGCTCGGCCGGACCACCGACGTCGACGTGTTCGAACGCGTCGTGGCAGGGGCGCGGTCGGCGCCGGCCGCGGCGGCCACGATCGACTCGTTGGCCGGAGCGCTCGGGCTGTGGCGGGGAACGCCCTACGACGATCTCGCCGACAGTCACGCGGCCGAGATCGAACGCGCCCGCCTCACCCAGCTGCGGGGGCGGGCGGCCGACCTCCTGGCGATCGGTCGGATCAGGATTCGCGACTACGAGCAGTGCATCGTCGAGCTACGGGTCGAGGTCGAGGACGACCCGTACCGCGACCGGGCGTGGGAACTGCTGTTCGTCGCGCTCCAACGGGCGGGGCGGACCGGCGAGGCCCTCGCCGCCCATCGGGTCTATGTCGAACGGTTGCGCGAACAGTTCGGTTCGGAGCCGAGCGACGCGTTGACGGCGGTGGGCCGAGCGCTGCGGAGCGGTTCGCCGCTCGAGCTGGTGTCGGAAGGGATCAGCGTTCAGATCCCGACGTCGTCGTCGGAGGCCGTCTGCGGACACGATCCGATGGGTCGCCGTTGCCGGAGCCGCGGCCATCGACGGACCCGCCGGGTCGACCCGTGA
- a CDS encoding MFS transporter, with product MTSTAPAPIAALGHRDYRVFWFASVVSNIGSLASLTALGWVVKEQTDSAWRVTLIAVAGLLPLAVAGPVGGALADQMRRRDLLAMSLALQGVFAAVVALVVWQLADPYWLLFALSIAGGFVSSLGAPVQQAIVTELVPPQHLRNAISLNSTQWNTSRALGPLLAGVLIAAVGAVWVFWINSVSFIVMVGALLLIPARPVASGTGEGFFQVIRSGMRYAFDSPGIRACLLAGGLVGILLAPLTWLIAVIATDGFDTGEGEFGVLASSFGFGALAGAVLLVFIERHFDHRHVVVAALLSMSSFVIISGLVSEVWMGVVVLFLAGLSFTPGVSTVVAAMQAHTDDAYRGRVMSLWLMWFGMVSPAAVIVQGFVAEVASIGVALVGTGLLGIAAGAVLVSRGIHLAIDPPAV from the coding sequence ATGACCTCCACCGCGCCCGCACCGATCGCCGCGCTCGGTCATCGTGACTATCGGGTCTTCTGGTTCGCCAGCGTCGTGTCGAACATCGGGTCGCTGGCATCGCTCACCGCCCTCGGCTGGGTGGTGAAGGAACAGACCGACAGCGCGTGGCGGGTCACGCTCATCGCCGTCGCGGGGCTGCTTCCGTTGGCGGTGGCCGGCCCGGTGGGTGGGGCGTTGGCCGACCAGATGCGGCGCCGCGATCTGCTGGCCATGTCGTTGGCGCTCCAGGGCGTGTTCGCCGCGGTGGTCGCCCTGGTGGTGTGGCAGCTCGCGGATCCCTACTGGCTGCTCTTCGCCCTTTCGATCGCCGGAGGATTCGTGTCGTCGCTCGGCGCGCCGGTGCAGCAGGCCATCGTGACCGAGCTCGTCCCGCCCCAGCACCTCCGCAACGCGATCTCGCTCAACTCGACCCAGTGGAACACGTCCCGGGCGCTCGGCCCGCTCCTCGCCGGCGTGCTCATCGCCGCGGTCGGAGCGGTGTGGGTGTTCTGGATCAATTCGGTCAGCTTCATCGTGATGGTCGGCGCTCTGCTGCTCATCCCCGCCCGACCGGTGGCGTCGGGCACGGGCGAAGGGTTCTTCCAGGTCATCCGCTCGGGGATGCGCTATGCGTTCGACTCGCCGGGGATCCGGGCCTGTCTGTTGGCGGGCGGGTTGGTCGGGATCCTGTTGGCTCCGCTGACCTGGCTGATCGCGGTCATCGCGACCGACGGATTCGACACGGGCGAGGGCGAGTTCGGGGTGCTCGCGTCGTCGTTCGGTTTCGGCGCACTGGCCGGTGCGGTGCTGCTCGTGTTCATCGAGCGGCACTTCGACCACCGCCACGTCGTGGTGGCCGCGCTGCTCTCGATGTCGAGCTTCGTCATCATCTCCGGGCTCGTGTCGGAGGTGTGGATGGGTGTGGTCGTGCTGTTCCTCGCCGGTCTGTCGTTCACCCCCGGCGTGTCGACGGTGGTGGCGGCCATGCAGGCCCACACCGACGATGCGTATCGCGGGCGGGTGATGTCGCTGTGGTTGATGTGGTTCGGGATGGTGTCGCCGGCCGCAGTGATCGTGCAGGGTTTCGTCGCCGAGGTCGCGTCGATCGGGGTCGCGCTGGTCGGGACGGGACTTCTCGGCATCGCGGCGGGGGCGGTCTTGGTCTCGCGAGGGATCCATCTCGCGATCGATCCACCGGCGGTCTGA
- a CDS encoding aminoglycoside phosphotransferase family protein has product MSQLPSSLSELTPDFVSTRLAAHGHDAEVAEIAVSPIDGFMGIMGEVVVVELEYANDTDLPTTMIGKCPMDDDLARMYNEVMNSYKRENGFYRDLADAVPMRVPKAFINEYDEAAGRGVLLLEKIEGAAGDILAPPDIEMFSTLLAQLGTMHGRFWQSPVYGDLDWAIDWTLPSLRLGIPILQEHWPAVRKVRPDMAPAEILDFFERTWIYDTETWLERVAERPWTMIHGDYEFDNIFFAPDGPVVLDWQTLMKSFPGGDLAWFLGLGATDESIAEEAALIDVYRAALAAAGGPEWSRDEVLDDAAASLQFHCTSAVSTLNGVIAAGAPPEDRTRQRFEKMVVGMFGCAERWNVLERVPE; this is encoded by the coding sequence CACGCCCGACTTCGTGTCGACGCGGCTCGCGGCTCACGGCCACGATGCCGAGGTCGCCGAGATCGCGGTCAGCCCGATCGACGGCTTCATGGGGATCATGGGCGAGGTCGTCGTCGTCGAACTCGAGTACGCGAACGACACCGACCTGCCGACCACGATGATCGGCAAGTGCCCGATGGATGACGACCTGGCCCGGATGTACAACGAGGTCATGAACTCCTACAAGCGGGAGAACGGCTTCTACCGGGATCTCGCCGACGCCGTGCCGATGCGGGTGCCGAAGGCGTTCATCAACGAATACGACGAGGCGGCGGGCCGTGGGGTGCTCCTCCTCGAGAAGATCGAGGGTGCCGCAGGCGACATCCTGGCTCCGCCCGACATCGAGATGTTCTCGACGCTGCTCGCCCAACTCGGCACGATGCACGGTCGGTTCTGGCAGAGTCCGGTCTACGGCGACCTCGACTGGGCGATCGACTGGACGCTCCCGTCGCTGCGCCTCGGCATCCCGATCCTGCAGGAACACTGGCCCGCCGTGCGCAAGGTGCGACCCGACATGGCGCCGGCCGAGATTCTCGACTTCTTCGAGCGCACCTGGATCTACGACACCGAGACCTGGCTCGAGCGGGTGGCCGAACGCCCGTGGACGATGATCCACGGCGACTACGAGTTCGACAACATCTTCTTCGCCCCCGACGGCCCTGTCGTCCTCGACTGGCAGACGCTCATGAAGAGCTTCCCCGGCGGCGATCTCGCCTGGTTCCTCGGCCTCGGAGCGACCGATGAGTCCATCGCCGAGGAAGCTGCGTTGATCGACGTCTACCGGGCCGCACTGGCCGCCGCCGGTGGGCCCGAGTGGTCGCGCGACGAGGTCCTCGACGACGCCGCGGCCAGCCTCCAGTTCCACTGCACCTCGGCCGTGTCGACGCTCAACGGCGTGATCGCGGCCGGCGCGCCGCCCGAGGATCGGACCCGGCAACGGTTCGAGAAGATGGTCGTCGGGATGTTCGGCTGCGCCGAGCGTTGGAACGTGCTCGAACGCGTCCCCGAATAG
- the ndhC gene encoding NADH-quinone oxidoreductase subunit A: MSDFLRSYLTVGIFGLVGVALVAVFLGLGAILRPSNPTEQKLETYESGVDPTGDMWSQSNIRYYIFALLFVMFDVEAVFIFPWATRLEAYELFGLIEMAIFVYILLLGLVYAWRKGMLRWV; this comes from the coding sequence GTGTCGGATTTTCTCCGTAGTTACCTCACTGTCGGGATCTTTGGTCTCGTCGGCGTTGCGCTCGTTGCCGTGTTCCTCGGCCTCGGCGCAATTCTGCGACCCTCGAACCCGACCGAACAGAAGCTCGAGACCTACGAGTCGGGTGTCGACCCGACCGGCGACATGTGGTCGCAGTCCAACATCCGCTACTACATCTTCGCCCTGCTCTTCGTCATGTTCGACGTCGAAGCGGTCTTCATCTTCCCGTGGGCCACACGCCTCGAGGCCTACGAGCTGTTCGGCCTCATCGAAATGGCGATCTTCGTCTACATCTTGCTGCTCGGGCTGGTCTACGCCTGGCGCAAGGGAATGCTCAGGTGGGTCTGA
- a CDS encoding TylF/MycF/NovP-related O-methyltransferase, whose amino-acid sequence MLEGLRSRLSAIRDKPGNAAARRFHRIHDLVSIPLITYSFLHDRTTGGHYPISWRDRFRLVVRMYRNGRHIETGTNFRAHVAMASKILAIPPRVDGCLVECGAWKGGTTTNLSLVAKLVDRTLIVYDSFEGLPEPAEGDRWAGALGTGAFHGALDEVRHNIEAHGEIDVCEFRKGWFNQTLPNHSEPIVFAYLDVDYQDSLHDCVLHLWPFLTARGWVFIDEYLRLDFCALFFSEQWWARHFDRPPPGILGAGTGIGVGQFFGGPARDRSPFQRPLSAAATRKDFFALWDFVPENEAPWPISYDAAAWTMTTRTIEEIERSHLQRILPPE is encoded by the coding sequence GTGCTCGAGGGACTCCGCAGCAGACTGTCGGCGATTCGCGACAAGCCGGGGAATGCAGCGGCGCGTCGGTTCCACCGAATCCACGACCTCGTGTCGATTCCGCTGATCACCTACTCCTTCCTCCACGACCGAACCACCGGTGGCCACTACCCGATCTCGTGGCGTGACCGATTCCGGCTGGTGGTCCGCATGTACCGCAACGGTCGTCACATCGAGACGGGCACCAACTTCCGGGCCCATGTCGCCATGGCGTCGAAGATCCTCGCCATCCCACCGCGAGTCGACGGTTGCCTGGTCGAGTGCGGTGCGTGGAAGGGCGGTACCACCACGAACCTGTCGCTGGTCGCGAAGCTCGTCGACCGCACGCTGATCGTCTACGACTCGTTCGAGGGCCTTCCCGAACCGGCCGAGGGCGACCGGTGGGCCGGCGCGCTCGGCACCGGCGCCTTCCACGGGGCGCTCGACGAAGTCCGACACAACATCGAGGCCCATGGCGAGATCGACGTCTGCGAGTTCCGCAAGGGATGGTTCAACCAGACCCTGCCGAACCACTCCGAACCGATCGTGTTCGCCTATCTCGATGTCGACTACCAGGACTCCCTCCACGACTGTGTCCTGCACCTGTGGCCCTTCCTCACCGCGCGCGGATGGGTCTTCATCGACGAGTACCTGCGGCTCGACTTCTGCGCCCTCTTCTTCTCCGAACAGTGGTGGGCGCGCCACTTCGACCGGCCGCCACCCGGCATCCTCGGTGCGGGAACCGGTATCGGCGTCGGACAGTTCTTCGGCGGCCCCGCCCGGGACCGCTCGCCATTCCAACGCCCGCTGAGCGCCGCGGCCACGCGCAAGGACTTCTTCGCACTCTGGGACTTCGTGCCGGAGAACGAAGCACCGTGGCCGATCAGCTACGACGCGGCCGCATGGACGATGACCACCCGGACGATCGAGGAGATCGAGCGCTCCCACCTGCAGCGGATTCTCCCGCCGGAGTAG
- a CDS encoding NADH-quinone oxidoreductase subunit B family protein — MGLVESGKVPKGITSLLNMSRKYSLWVYQWGLACCAIEMGAAFGSPRYDVMRLGVIPLPASPRQTDLVVISGTVTDKMAPAVKRLYEQMPEPKYVISMGSCANCGGPYWDSYSVTKGVDQIIPVDVYVPGCPPRPEALLEGIVLLQERIQNEDMAARWRGEAIVVD; from the coding sequence ATGGGTCTGGTCGAATCCGGCAAGGTTCCGAAGGGCATCACCTCGCTGCTCAACATGAGCCGCAAGTACAGCCTGTGGGTGTATCAGTGGGGTCTCGCCTGCTGCGCGATCGAGATGGGCGCCGCGTTCGGGTCGCCCCGCTACGACGTCATGCGCCTCGGGGTCATCCCGCTGCCGGCCAGCCCGCGCCAGACCGACCTCGTGGTCATCTCGGGCACGGTCACCGACAAGATGGCGCCGGCCGTGAAGCGTCTCTACGAGCAGATGCCCGAACCCAAGTACGTGATCTCCATGGGTTCGTGCGCGAACTGCGGCGGCCCCTACTGGGACTCCTACTCGGTCACCAAGGGCGTCGACCAGATCATCCCGGTCGACGTCTACGTCCCCGGTTGCCCGCCCCGGCCCGAAGCGCTGCTCGAGGGCATCGTCTTGCTGCAGGAGCGGATCCAGAACGAGGACATGGCCGCGCGTTGGAGAGGTGAGGCAATTGTCGTCGACTGA
- a CDS encoding S-layer homology domain-containing protein — translation MSNLSCRGVAAAVAMTVAASAVAVLPAGAAVPTAGWTASTGSAGSVRYFDAATGDDGSVVVAGWQQSGGETDGVVRKLDAAGNEVWKRLIGDVGTADWINAVDVADDGTVFVVGQTRGDIGGPRGGSDFDVFVSKLSSQGVVQWSRQFGQNGANSDDIGVGVAAAPDGSVFVGATVSFSDNPAVTRYNSAGVQQFQYAYAFAGDRITDMAWSDAYGAAYFVGTGTTGGFISNASLNGTDGGFARVAGIDVQAVAVAPNNDIVVGGDGYLARYSFLQLPIWSDTSVPLDIVDLDVESDNSIVAFTTNTSGASPALRGFTSSGSLESWSKPLAAPADGIVVATTDGGVFASSIGASFDTVRLARFTGSSTAGPIAGFTDVPAGAFYTDAVVWLKTEGITTGTSATTYSPNDVVTRAQMAAFLHRLAGSPTGSPASGFSDVPAGAFYSDAVAWLKAEGITTGTSASTYSPNDVVTRAQMAAFLHRLAGSPGGNPSSGFGDVPGDAFYAEGVRWLKDQGITTGTSASTYSPNDVVTRAQMAAFLYRMATDSDWEYPGA, via the coding sequence ATGAGCAACCTCTCCTGCCGCGGCGTCGCGGCTGCCGTGGCCATGACGGTGGCGGCAAGCGCCGTCGCCGTCCTTCCCGCCGGCGCGGCCGTACCGACCGCCGGATGGACGGCATCGACCGGCAGTGCGGGATCGGTGCGGTACTTCGATGCCGCGACCGGTGACGACGGCTCGGTCGTCGTGGCCGGCTGGCAGCAGAGCGGCGGCGAGACCGACGGCGTCGTGCGCAAGCTCGACGCGGCGGGCAACGAGGTGTGGAAGCGGCTGATCGGCGACGTGGGCACGGCCGACTGGATCAACGCCGTGGACGTCGCCGATGACGGCACCGTCTTCGTCGTCGGTCAGACCCGCGGTGACATCGGCGGTCCCCGCGGTGGGAGCGACTTCGACGTCTTCGTGTCCAAACTCTCGTCGCAGGGGGTTGTCCAGTGGAGTCGTCAGTTCGGTCAGAACGGGGCGAACTCCGACGACATCGGTGTCGGCGTTGCCGCTGCGCCCGACGGATCGGTCTTCGTCGGTGCAACGGTCAGCTTCTCGGACAATCCGGCGGTGACGCGCTACAACAGCGCCGGCGTCCAGCAGTTCCAGTACGCCTACGCCTTTGCCGGTGACCGCATCACGGACATGGCCTGGTCCGATGCGTACGGCGCGGCGTATTTCGTGGGCACGGGCACGACCGGTGGGTTCATCTCGAACGCCTCCCTCAATGGCACCGACGGCGGATTCGCCAGGGTGGCCGGCATCGACGTGCAGGCGGTGGCCGTGGCCCCGAACAACGACATCGTCGTCGGCGGCGACGGATATCTGGCCCGGTACAGCTTCCTCCAGCTCCCGATCTGGTCCGACACGTCGGTGCCGCTCGACATCGTCGATCTCGACGTCGAGTCCGACAACAGCATCGTGGCGTTCACGACCAACACCTCCGGGGCGAGTCCGGCACTGCGGGGCTTCACGTCGAGTGGATCGCTCGAGAGCTGGTCCAAGCCGTTGGCCGCCCCGGCCGATGGCATCGTCGTCGCCACCACCGACGGAGGGGTCTTCGCCTCCTCGATCGGTGCGAGCTTCGACACCGTGCGTCTCGCCCGGTTCACCGGTTCGAGCACGGCCGGCCCGATCGCCGGGTTCACCGACGTGCCGGCGGGAGCGTTCTACACCGACGCCGTCGTGTGGCTGAAGACCGAAGGCATCACGACGGGTACCTCGGCGACCACGTACTCGCCGAACGATGTCGTGACCCGGGCCCAGATGGCGGCGTTCCTGCACCGTCTGGCCGGTTCGCCCACCGGTAGTCCTGCGTCGGGATTCAGCGACGTGCCCGCCGGTGCGTTCTACAGCGATGCAGTGGCGTGGTTGAAGGCCGAAGGCATCACCACCGGCACGTCGGCGTCGACGTATTCGCCGAACGATGTCGTGACCCGGGCCCAGATGGCGGCGTTCCTGCACCGTCTGGCCGGTTCGCCCGGCGGCAACCCCTCGTCGGGCTTCGGCGACGTGCCCGGCGATGCCTTCTACGCCGAAGGCGTCCGCTGGCTCAAGGACCAGGGCATCACCACCGGCACGTCGGCGTCGACGTATTCGCCGAACGATGTCGTGACCCGGGCCCAGATGGCGGCCTTCCTCTACCGCATGGCGACGGACTCGGACTGGGAGTACCCGGGCGCCTGA
- a CDS encoding NADH-quinone oxidoreductase subunit C translates to MSSTDTPTEEIEEIAAPDTVREAMLSQLTGELGDALVGSHLEPGIDLTIRVTAAAWADTAAFLKNGMGFGYFNFVSAIDWLPSPFGRDMDSQVDIALAASADPEPASDGAGPADDGAEMTWGLAGGETRFQVFARVNDIVNHRAVTIKADVPEDSLTVPSWVSVYAGANWHEREAWEMFGITFEGHPGLRHIYLPGEFEGNPMRKDFPLLARRVKPWPGIVDVEAMPGDDDEDGEGEGDSSD, encoded by the coding sequence TTGTCGTCGACTGACACCCCCACCGAAGAGATCGAAGAGATCGCCGCGCCCGACACCGTCCGCGAAGCGATGCTGTCGCAGCTGACCGGCGAACTCGGCGACGCGCTCGTCGGCAGCCATCTCGAGCCCGGCATCGACCTCACCATCCGAGTGACCGCCGCCGCCTGGGCCGACACCGCCGCGTTCTTGAAGAACGGCATGGGGTTCGGCTACTTCAACTTCGTCAGCGCCATCGACTGGCTGCCGTCGCCGTTCGGGCGCGACATGGACTCCCAGGTCGACATTGCCCTCGCTGCATCCGCAGACCCCGAGCCCGCGTCGGACGGAGCCGGTCCGGCGGATGACGGCGCGGAGATGACCTGGGGCCTCGCCGGTGGCGAGACCCGTTTCCAGGTGTTCGCCCGCGTCAACGACATCGTTAATCATCGCGCCGTCACCATCAAGGCCGACGTGCCCGAGGATTCGCTCACCGTTCCGAGCTGGGTCTCGGTCTATGCCGGCGCCAACTGGCACGAGCGTGAGGCGTGGGAGATGTTCGGCATCACCTTCGAGGGTCATCCCGGCCTGCGCCACATCTACCTGCCCGGCGAGTTCGAGGGCAATCCGATGCGCAAGGACTTCCCGCTGCTGGCCCGCCGCGTCAAGCCGTGGCCCGGCATCGTCGACGTCGAGGCCATGCCCGGCGACGACGACGAAGACGGCGAGGGAGAGGGTGATTCCAGTGACTGA